A genomic segment from Pseudoduganella chitinolytica encodes:
- a CDS encoding PepSY-associated TM helix domain-containing protein yields MKIRSDILRVYQAVHTWGGICAGMLLFIGFFGGALTMFKAPLERWVSAPVVPVQALAPAQVDKVVAGVLAQYPAAREEFTLHVARDEHTPAPVSWQAGESGHEVDFGLVRWQATLDADGRLAVTQQQPSLLAELIDMLHRTGGIPGTLGEEYLGIYVMGVAGLLYFLALVSGVILLLPTLVKDFFALRPGKNRKRFWLDAHNILGITSLPFHIVISITVVVFAFHDQFYDGLRGIVYRDQPMFSPPAIGATPRDATKLLPASELVRRVQQQAPGFEVTELLYMGVESPRPIVRAAVASPRHLVQAAETGFVIVQPYSGAILSTSMLPGQGNTWSALVAPFFALHFGSYGGMTVRWLYFAFGLAGAALFYTGNLLWIEKRRKNQLKNGPLPAQPRRTLHIAAATVGVCLGSVAGIGACLVAAKWLHAFGAHANSAYLTVYYTVFLACVAWAFVRGAARAGSELLGACALAAAAIPATSLAAAFMPALGMWTHTSPATLGVDGTALLLAAAFAWAATRAARRARNGAADSVWSAAAAPAVVAPEPARQVGT; encoded by the coding sequence ATGAAAATCCGCAGCGATATCCTGAGGGTGTACCAGGCCGTCCACACGTGGGGCGGCATCTGTGCCGGCATGCTGCTGTTCATCGGCTTCTTCGGCGGCGCGCTGACGATGTTCAAGGCGCCGCTGGAACGCTGGGTCAGCGCGCCGGTCGTGCCGGTGCAGGCGCTGGCGCCGGCCCAGGTGGACAAGGTGGTGGCGGGCGTGCTGGCGCAGTATCCGGCCGCGCGCGAGGAGTTCACGCTGCACGTGGCGCGGGACGAGCACACGCCGGCGCCCGTCAGCTGGCAGGCCGGCGAATCGGGCCACGAGGTCGATTTCGGCCTGGTGCGCTGGCAGGCCACGCTGGACGCGGACGGCCGGCTGGCGGTCACGCAGCAGCAGCCTTCGTTGCTGGCGGAGTTGATCGACATGCTGCACCGAACCGGCGGCATTCCCGGCACCCTGGGCGAGGAATACCTGGGCATCTACGTGATGGGCGTGGCGGGCCTGCTGTACTTCCTGGCACTGGTCTCGGGCGTGATCCTGCTCCTGCCCACCCTGGTCAAGGACTTCTTTGCACTGCGGCCCGGCAAGAACCGCAAGCGCTTCTGGCTCGATGCCCACAACATCCTGGGGATCACCAGCCTGCCGTTCCATATCGTCATCAGCATCACGGTGGTCGTGTTCGCGTTCCACGACCAGTTCTACGACGGCCTGCGCGGCATCGTCTACCGTGACCAGCCGATGTTCTCGCCGCCCGCCATCGGCGCCACGCCGCGCGACGCGACGAAGCTGCTGCCGGCCAGCGAGCTGGTACGCCGCGTGCAGCAGCAGGCGCCCGGCTTCGAGGTGACGGAACTGCTGTACATGGGTGTGGAGTCGCCGCGTCCCATCGTGCGCGCCGCCGTGGCCAGCCCGCGCCACCTGGTGCAGGCCGCCGAAACGGGGTTCGTCATTGTCCAGCCTTACTCGGGCGCGATCCTCAGCACCAGCATGCTGCCGGGCCAGGGCAACACGTGGAGCGCGCTGGTCGCGCCATTCTTCGCGCTGCACTTCGGCAGCTACGGCGGCATGACGGTGCGCTGGCTGTACTTCGCCTTCGGCCTGGCCGGCGCCGCGCTGTTCTACACCGGGAACCTGCTGTGGATCGAGAAGCGCCGCAAGAACCAGCTGAAGAACGGTCCACTGCCGGCGCAGCCGCGCCGTACCTTGCACATCGCGGCCGCCACGGTGGGCGTCTGCCTGGGCAGTGTGGCCGGCATCGGCGCCTGCCTGGTGGCGGCCAAGTGGTTGCACGCGTTCGGTGCGCATGCCAACAGCGCCTACCTGACGGTGTACTACACGGTGTTCCTGGCCTGCGTGGCCTGGGCCTTCGTGCGCGGCGCCGCGCGTGCCGGCAGCGAGCTGCTGGGGGCCTGTGCGCTGGCCGCGGCGGCGATTCCGGCCACCAGCCTGGCCGCCGCGTTCATGCCGGCCCTGGGCATGTGGACTCACACAAGCCCCGCGACCTTGGGCGTCGATGGTACGGCCCTGTTGCTGGCGGCGGCATTCGCCTGGGCCGCGACGCGGGCGGCGCGCCGGGCCCGCAACGGCGCGGCCGACAGCGTCTGGTCGGCGGCCGCCGCACCGGCCGTCGTCGCGCCGGAACCGGCACGGCAGGTGGGCACGTGA